The window ATGTCATCTTCAAACactatttaatcaaataatcacaaacaaaacattgaaACTTTAATCTATATAGCAAATGGTACtattttagtgttatttttaaAGTCAAAAGCTATAGGGTCATAGGGAGGAGGATCCTAATTGTTTTCTAAGATCGCGATCTGTCTATAAAAGACACCGCTTAGATATAGTAATGTGATATCTCAAACAATCATCACTATCCTATATGGAGATGGACTTACAAGAAACGCAACCAAGCATGAGCTTTTTGCCTCCGGGAAGAGTATCACTCCGGCCGATGACTCTCTCCGACGTCGACGACTACATGGTTTGGGCAACAGACCCTGAAGTGGCACGCTTCTGCACTTGGGAGCCTTGCACGAGCAGAGACGAAGCCATCAAATACATAACCGATCGCGTCTTGACACACCCTTGGATCCGAGCCATCTGCTTAGAAGACGACCGTCCTATCGGCTACATCTTGATCATGGCGGTGGATGACATCAGAAAAGAGATGGGTTATGTCCTAGCGAGAAAGTATTGGGGAAAAGGGTTTGCGACAGAGGCAGTGAGGCTAGTGACGACGGAGATATTTAAAGAATTTCCAGAGATTGAGAGGGTTGAGGCACTTGTCGATGTGGACAATGTTGGATCTCAAAAGGTTCTTGAGAAAGTTGGGTTTACTAGAGAAGGTGTGATGAGGAAGTATCTATATATCAAGGGAAGTGTAAGAGACACTGTTATGTTTAGTTTCTTGCCTACTGATACTTTGATGTAATtggatcaacaaaaaaattaataaacatagaAGTGATTCACATTCTATTTATATGTTGGAGTTAGTATATGACTCATACACGGAACACTCATTCAATAAGCCAAAGAGAATAAGATTGACACCATCACAGAAAAACAGAACACTCAACCAATAAGCCAAAGAGTAATGAGTTCTGTTAAGATCGATAGGTTCTGTTAAGATCCAATGATCCTTGTGATAAGAACTTGAAAGCCAAACTAACGGGATTACAACATCTCATACTATAAAGTTCTAAAACG is drawn from Camelina sativa cultivar DH55 chromosome 8, Cs, whole genome shotgun sequence and contains these coding sequences:
- the LOC104707746 gene encoding uncharacterized protein LOC104707746, whose product is MEMDLQETQPSMSFLPPGRVSLRPMTLSDVDDYMVWATDPEVARFCTWEPCTSRDEAIKYITDRVLTHPWIRAICLEDDRPIGYILIMAVDDIRKEMGYVLARKYWGKGFATEAVRLVTTEIFKEFPEIERVEALVDVDNVGSQKVLEKVGFTREGVMRKYLYIKGSVRDTVMFSFLPTDTLM